In the genome of Phlebotomus papatasi isolate M1 chromosome 2, Ppap_2.1, whole genome shotgun sequence, one region contains:
- the LOC129803689 gene encoding synapse-associated protein of 47 kDa isoform X4: MFSGLTNQVTSWVGGKKGEQEEGALPAAQEAPAAPEGQPQPVESAVPVAEDAGQSPTKAGGGMFSNVKSQMTGWLGNASIPSMPTVSMPSMPTIPGFSKKNAESEEGAAAEVTGEATKEAEGGAVAEATEAAAVDDEDKSSATEGADSKPGSGPTTPQDDQAGQIGQVTTKVTQGVKSFGSFLYSSVNKAGAKIKETVKDNSILGDFTKEQEAFMKENAGKGGSGQPPWVGIANGEKVKEEIICLSSDRRNFVRAPPAGVDFQFDYDVSYTVAQAIMAEDPALEKMRFDLVPKIITEENFWRNYFYRVSLICQAAELGTLGTESGVGQGSPEE, from the exons ATGTTCTCAGGCTTGACCAACCAAGTGACTTCGTGGGTGGGTGGGAAGAAGGGAGAACAGGAAGAAGGTGCACTGCCAGCTGCCCAGGAGGCTCCAGCTGCGCCAGAGGGTCAACCTCAGCCAGTTGAATCTGCTGTGCCTGTTGCAGAAGATGCTGGACAGAG TCCTACGAAGGCCGGTGGCGGGATGTTTTCGAATGTGAAGAGTCAGATGACGGGATGGCTGGGAAATGCTTCAATACCGTCAATGCCAACCGTCTCAATGCCGTCAATGCCAACAATTCCGGGCTTCAGTAAAAAGAATGCCGAGTCCGAGGAGGGTGCTGCTGCCGAAGTAACCGGAGAGGCTACCAAGGAGGCCGAGGGCGGAGCTGTAGCGGAGGCAACTGAAGCGGCAGCGGTGGATGATGAAGATAAATCTAG CGCAACAGAGGGTGCAGATTCAAAGCCTGGATCGGGGCCAACAACTCCACAGGATGATCAGGCGGGACAAATTGGGCAAGTGACAACAAAAGTGACTCAAGGGGTTAAGAGTTTTGGCTCATTCCTCTACTCATCGGTTAACAAGGCTGGGGCCAAGATTAAAGAGACCGTTAAGGATAAT AGCATTTTGGGAGACTTCACGAAGGAACAGGAGGCCTTCATGAAGGAGAATGCTGGAAAAGGTGGCTCTGGTCAGCCTCCATGGGTCGGTATTGCCAATGGTGAGAAAGTGAAGGAGGAGATCATCTGTCTGTCCTCGGACAGGCGTAACTTTGTCCGCGCTCCACCAGCCGGTGTGGACTTCCAGTTTGACTATGATGTCTCATACACTGTAGCTCAGGCCATAATGGCTGAGGATCCGGCGCTCGAGAAGATGCGCTTCGATCTGGTGCCCAAAATAATCACAGAGGAAAATTTCTGGCGCAACTATTTCTACCGCGTCTCGCTTATTTGCCAAGCAGCCGAACTGGGGACTCTGGGGACGGAGTCTGGGGTGGGTCAGGGATCACCTGAGGAGTAA
- the LOC129803689 gene encoding synapse-associated protein of 47 kDa isoform X1: MFSGLTNQVTSWVGGKKGEQEEGALPAAQEAPAAPEGQPQPVESAVPVAEDAGQSPTKAGGGMFSNVKSQMTGWLGNASIPSMPTVSMPSMPTIPGFSKKNAESEEGAAAEVTGEATKEAEGGAVAEATEAAAVDDEDKSRYISATEGADSKPGSGPTTPQDDQAGQIGQVTTKVTQGVKSFGSFLYSSVNKAGAKIKETVKDNQSILGDFTKEQEAFMKENAGKGGSGQPPWVGIANGEKVKEEIICLSSDRRNFVRAPPAGVDFQFDYDVSYTVAQAIMAEDPALEKMRFDLVPKIITEENFWRNYFYRVSLICQAAELGTLGTESGVGQGSPEE; this comes from the exons ATGTTCTCAGGCTTGACCAACCAAGTGACTTCGTGGGTGGGTGGGAAGAAGGGAGAACAGGAAGAAGGTGCACTGCCAGCTGCCCAGGAGGCTCCAGCTGCGCCAGAGGGTCAACCTCAGCCAGTTGAATCTGCTGTGCCTGTTGCAGAAGATGCTGGACAGAG TCCTACGAAGGCCGGTGGCGGGATGTTTTCGAATGTGAAGAGTCAGATGACGGGATGGCTGGGAAATGCTTCAATACCGTCAATGCCAACCGTCTCAATGCCGTCAATGCCAACAATTCCGGGCTTCAGTAAAAAGAATGCCGAGTCCGAGGAGGGTGCTGCTGCCGAAGTAACCGGAGAGGCTACCAAGGAGGCCGAGGGCGGAGCTGTAGCGGAGGCAACTGAAGCGGCAGCGGTGGATGATGAAGATAAATCTAGGTATATTAG CGCAACAGAGGGTGCAGATTCAAAGCCTGGATCGGGGCCAACAACTCCACAGGATGATCAGGCGGGACAAATTGGGCAAGTGACAACAAAAGTGACTCAAGGGGTTAAGAGTTTTGGCTCATTCCTCTACTCATCGGTTAACAAGGCTGGGGCCAAGATTAAAGAGACCGTTAAGGATAAT CAGAGCATTTTGGGAGACTTCACGAAGGAACAGGAGGCCTTCATGAAGGAGAATGCTGGAAAAGGTGGCTCTGGTCAGCCTCCATGGGTCGGTATTGCCAATGGTGAGAAAGTGAAGGAGGAGATCATCTGTCTGTCCTCGGACAGGCGTAACTTTGTCCGCGCTCCACCAGCCGGTGTGGACTTCCAGTTTGACTATGATGTCTCATACACTGTAGCTCAGGCCATAATGGCTGAGGATCCGGCGCTCGAGAAGATGCGCTTCGATCTGGTGCCCAAAATAATCACAGAGGAAAATTTCTGGCGCAACTATTTCTACCGCGTCTCGCTTATTTGCCAAGCAGCCGAACTGGGGACTCTGGGGACGGAGTCTGGGGTGGGTCAGGGATCACCTGAGGAGTAA
- the LOC129803689 gene encoding synapse-associated protein of 47 kDa isoform X3 — protein MFSGLTNQVTSWVGGKKGEQEEGALPAAQEAPAAPEGQPQPVESAVPVAEDAGQSPTKAGGGMFSNVKSQMTGWLGNASIPSMPTVSMPSMPTIPGFSKKNAESEEGAAAEVTGEATKEAEGGAVAEATEAAAVDDEDKSSATEGADSKPGSGPTTPQDDQAGQIGQVTTKVTQGVKSFGSFLYSSVNKAGAKIKETVKDNQSILGDFTKEQEAFMKENAGKGGSGQPPWVGIANGEKVKEEIICLSSDRRNFVRAPPAGVDFQFDYDVSYTVAQAIMAEDPALEKMRFDLVPKIITEENFWRNYFYRVSLICQAAELGTLGTESGVGQGSPEE, from the exons ATGTTCTCAGGCTTGACCAACCAAGTGACTTCGTGGGTGGGTGGGAAGAAGGGAGAACAGGAAGAAGGTGCACTGCCAGCTGCCCAGGAGGCTCCAGCTGCGCCAGAGGGTCAACCTCAGCCAGTTGAATCTGCTGTGCCTGTTGCAGAAGATGCTGGACAGAG TCCTACGAAGGCCGGTGGCGGGATGTTTTCGAATGTGAAGAGTCAGATGACGGGATGGCTGGGAAATGCTTCAATACCGTCAATGCCAACCGTCTCAATGCCGTCAATGCCAACAATTCCGGGCTTCAGTAAAAAGAATGCCGAGTCCGAGGAGGGTGCTGCTGCCGAAGTAACCGGAGAGGCTACCAAGGAGGCCGAGGGCGGAGCTGTAGCGGAGGCAACTGAAGCGGCAGCGGTGGATGATGAAGATAAATCTAG CGCAACAGAGGGTGCAGATTCAAAGCCTGGATCGGGGCCAACAACTCCACAGGATGATCAGGCGGGACAAATTGGGCAAGTGACAACAAAAGTGACTCAAGGGGTTAAGAGTTTTGGCTCATTCCTCTACTCATCGGTTAACAAGGCTGGGGCCAAGATTAAAGAGACCGTTAAGGATAAT CAGAGCATTTTGGGAGACTTCACGAAGGAACAGGAGGCCTTCATGAAGGAGAATGCTGGAAAAGGTGGCTCTGGTCAGCCTCCATGGGTCGGTATTGCCAATGGTGAGAAAGTGAAGGAGGAGATCATCTGTCTGTCCTCGGACAGGCGTAACTTTGTCCGCGCTCCACCAGCCGGTGTGGACTTCCAGTTTGACTATGATGTCTCATACACTGTAGCTCAGGCCATAATGGCTGAGGATCCGGCGCTCGAGAAGATGCGCTTCGATCTGGTGCCCAAAATAATCACAGAGGAAAATTTCTGGCGCAACTATTTCTACCGCGTCTCGCTTATTTGCCAAGCAGCCGAACTGGGGACTCTGGGGACGGAGTCTGGGGTGGGTCAGGGATCACCTGAGGAGTAA
- the LOC129803689 gene encoding synapse-associated protein of 47 kDa isoform X2, with translation MFSGLTNQVTSWVGGKKGEQEEGALPAAQEAPAAPEGQPQPVESAVPVAEDAGQSPTKAGGGMFSNVKSQMTGWLGNASIPSMPTVSMPSMPTIPGFSKKNAESEEGAAAEVTGEATKEAEGGAVAEATEAAAVDDEDKSRYISATEGADSKPGSGPTTPQDDQAGQIGQVTTKVTQGVKSFGSFLYSSVNKAGAKIKETVKDNSILGDFTKEQEAFMKENAGKGGSGQPPWVGIANGEKVKEEIICLSSDRRNFVRAPPAGVDFQFDYDVSYTVAQAIMAEDPALEKMRFDLVPKIITEENFWRNYFYRVSLICQAAELGTLGTESGVGQGSPEE, from the exons ATGTTCTCAGGCTTGACCAACCAAGTGACTTCGTGGGTGGGTGGGAAGAAGGGAGAACAGGAAGAAGGTGCACTGCCAGCTGCCCAGGAGGCTCCAGCTGCGCCAGAGGGTCAACCTCAGCCAGTTGAATCTGCTGTGCCTGTTGCAGAAGATGCTGGACAGAG TCCTACGAAGGCCGGTGGCGGGATGTTTTCGAATGTGAAGAGTCAGATGACGGGATGGCTGGGAAATGCTTCAATACCGTCAATGCCAACCGTCTCAATGCCGTCAATGCCAACAATTCCGGGCTTCAGTAAAAAGAATGCCGAGTCCGAGGAGGGTGCTGCTGCCGAAGTAACCGGAGAGGCTACCAAGGAGGCCGAGGGCGGAGCTGTAGCGGAGGCAACTGAAGCGGCAGCGGTGGATGATGAAGATAAATCTAGGTATATTAG CGCAACAGAGGGTGCAGATTCAAAGCCTGGATCGGGGCCAACAACTCCACAGGATGATCAGGCGGGACAAATTGGGCAAGTGACAACAAAAGTGACTCAAGGGGTTAAGAGTTTTGGCTCATTCCTCTACTCATCGGTTAACAAGGCTGGGGCCAAGATTAAAGAGACCGTTAAGGATAAT AGCATTTTGGGAGACTTCACGAAGGAACAGGAGGCCTTCATGAAGGAGAATGCTGGAAAAGGTGGCTCTGGTCAGCCTCCATGGGTCGGTATTGCCAATGGTGAGAAAGTGAAGGAGGAGATCATCTGTCTGTCCTCGGACAGGCGTAACTTTGTCCGCGCTCCACCAGCCGGTGTGGACTTCCAGTTTGACTATGATGTCTCATACACTGTAGCTCAGGCCATAATGGCTGAGGATCCGGCGCTCGAGAAGATGCGCTTCGATCTGGTGCCCAAAATAATCACAGAGGAAAATTTCTGGCGCAACTATTTCTACCGCGTCTCGCTTATTTGCCAAGCAGCCGAACTGGGGACTCTGGGGACGGAGTCTGGGGTGGGTCAGGGATCACCTGAGGAGTAA